A single region of the Sphingobium sp. TKS genome encodes:
- a CDS encoding M48 family metalloprotease, with product MKQLSSLAYAGLGVIALAAAPSVFSQQRAIRTVSSISPQEKEAGAKQHPQLLNEFGGAYAGPQAKYVEGVGRRIAVQSGLSNAQGDFTVTLLNSPVNNAFAIPGGYVYVTRQLMALMNDEAELAGVLGHEIGHVAAQHGQRRQQTAQRNAIGGTLLQVLTGALLGDSALTGLLQKGIGQGSQLLTLKFSRSQEYEADDLGIRYLASGGYDPKALSTMLASLAAQSSLDAKVAGSAHSMPEWASTHPDPASRVGRAARNAAASGSASTVRNRDAFLNALDGVLYGDDPKQGVIEGSRFRHPDLRLSFMAPSGFGMENGASAVTVAGSGGQAQFSAAPYSGDLSAYIDSVFAKLGGGNGGVPPGEVRRTTVNGLPAAWRTVRASTQSTQVDATVFAYDFGGGKAYHFLLLTAAGQGIGPFSTMVQSVQRLSAQDAAAIKPRQVHVVTVKAGDTVQSLAKRMAYTDYALDRFLTINGLTANSVLRPGQRVKIVTW from the coding sequence GTGAAGCAGTTATCGTCTCTGGCTTATGCGGGGTTAGGCGTCATTGCCTTGGCCGCCGCGCCGTCGGTGTTTAGCCAGCAGCGGGCGATTCGGACGGTTTCGTCGATCAGCCCGCAGGAAAAGGAAGCCGGCGCCAAGCAACATCCCCAATTGCTGAATGAATTTGGCGGCGCCTATGCCGGGCCGCAGGCGAAATATGTCGAGGGCGTGGGCCGTCGCATCGCGGTCCAGTCCGGCCTGTCTAACGCGCAGGGGGACTTTACTGTCACCCTGCTCAATTCGCCGGTGAACAACGCCTTCGCCATCCCCGGCGGCTATGTCTATGTCACGCGTCAACTCATGGCGCTGATGAATGACGAAGCCGAGCTTGCCGGGGTGCTTGGCCATGAAATCGGCCATGTCGCGGCCCAGCATGGCCAGCGGCGGCAGCAGACCGCGCAACGCAATGCCATTGGCGGCACACTGCTTCAGGTGTTGACGGGCGCGCTGCTAGGTGATTCGGCGCTGACCGGCTTGCTGCAAAAGGGGATCGGTCAGGGCAGCCAATTGCTGACGCTCAAATTCTCGCGCAGTCAGGAATATGAGGCGGACGATCTGGGCATCCGCTATCTCGCTTCGGGCGGCTATGATCCCAAGGCTCTGTCGACCATGCTGGCTTCGCTGGCGGCGCAGAGCAGCCTGGACGCCAAGGTTGCGGGAAGCGCCCACTCGATGCCCGAATGGGCGAGCACCCATCCCGATCCAGCCTCGCGCGTCGGTCGCGCCGCCCGCAATGCCGCTGCCAGCGGGTCGGCCAGCACCGTGCGCAACCGGGATGCGTTTCTGAATGCATTGGACGGCGTGCTGTACGGCGACGATCCGAAACAGGGGGTGATAGAGGGCAGCCGCTTCCGTCATCCCGATCTGCGGCTGAGCTTCATGGCGCCTTCGGGCTTCGGCATGGAAAATGGCGCGAGCGCCGTCACGGTCGCGGGATCGGGTGGGCAGGCGCAGTTCAGCGCTGCGCCCTATAGCGGCGACCTGTCCGCCTATATCGATTCGGTGTTCGCCAAGCTGGGCGGCGGCAATGGCGGCGTTCCACCCGGCGAGGTCCGCCGCACGACCGTCAACGGGCTCCCTGCGGCATGGCGGACGGTTCGGGCCAGCACCCAGTCGACGCAGGTCGATGCGACCGTCTTCGCTTATGATTTTGGTGGCGGGAAGGCCTATCACTTCCTGTTGCTGACGGCGGCGGGACAGGGAATCGGTCCCTTTTCGACCATGGTCCAGTCGGTGCAGCGCCTTTCGGCGCAGGATGCGGCGGCGATCAAGCCTCGCCAAGTCCATGTCGTCACCGTCAAGGCTGGCGACACCGTCCAGTCCCTGGCCAAGCGCATGGCTTATACGGATTACGCGCTGGACCGTTTCCTGACGATCAATGGCTTGACGGCCAATAGCGTGTTGCGACCGGGCCAGCGGGTAAAGATCGTCACCTGGTAA
- a CDS encoding methyltransferase domain-containing protein, whose product MNGRRKQRISDAFGAAAGRYDDHAGPQRLAAALVADLAQRQRPDGVGRILEIGCGTGFLTRDIQARWPGAELVVTDLSPDMLARAATGGLVAGTFLTMDGEAPIFEGEWFDLILSSLAFQWFDDLEGAIARLAGLLRPGGSLIFSTMGQGSFARWRMAHQASAVSAGIPDYPSLETLRSMLARFEDAFAFDEDYALACGGAKGLIAHLKGIGAVVPSEGRKPLAPRDLRRVMAAFDEGGGDDVYQVLFGRVTRAC is encoded by the coding sequence ATGAATGGTCGGCGCAAGCAACGAATAAGCGACGCTTTCGGCGCGGCGGCGGGGCGTTATGACGATCATGCCGGGCCGCAGCGGTTGGCCGCCGCGCTGGTGGCTGATCTCGCGCAGCGGCAAAGGCCCGATGGCGTCGGGCGGATATTGGAGATCGGCTGCGGCACCGGTTTCCTGACGCGCGACATCCAGGCGCGCTGGCCGGGCGCGGAACTGGTGGTGACGGACCTGTCGCCTGACATGCTGGCGCGAGCGGCGACGGGAGGGCTGGTCGCGGGCACATTCCTGACGATGGACGGAGAAGCGCCGATTTTCGAAGGGGAATGGTTCGACCTGATTCTTTCCAGCCTGGCCTTTCAATGGTTCGATGATCTGGAGGGCGCCATTGCCCGGCTGGCAGGATTGTTACGGCCGGGTGGCAGCCTCATCTTTTCGACCATGGGGCAGGGCAGCTTCGCCCGCTGGCGCATGGCGCATCAGGCCAGCGCGGTGAGTGCCGGCATCCCTGATTATCCTTCGCTCGAAACCCTGCGGTCGATGCTGGCGCGTTTTGAGGACGCCTTTGCTTTTGACGAGGATTATGCCCTGGCCTGTGGCGGGGCGAAGGGGCTGATCGCCCATCTCAAGGGCATCGGGGCGGTGGTGCCGAGCGAAGGGCGCAAGCCGTTGGCACCCAGGGATTTGCGTCGGGTGATGGCGGCCTTTGATGAGGGCGGTGGCGATGATGTCTATCAGGTGCTGTTCGGTCGCGTAACGCGGGCTTGTTAG
- a CDS encoding (2Fe-2S)-binding protein codes for MVVCVCNAIREKDLKEVAREGCATPCSAYARLGRRPKCGQCVPFARTIIAAERASI; via the coding sequence ATGGTTGTCTGTGTCTGCAATGCCATTCGAGAAAAGGACCTCAAGGAAGTGGCCCGCGAAGGTTGCGCAACCCCATGCAGCGCTTATGCCCGCCTTGGCCGGCGGCCCAAATGCGGTCAGTGCGTGCCCTTCGCCCGCACGATCATCGCGGCGGAACGCGCCTCCATTTGA
- a CDS encoding (deoxy)nucleoside triphosphate pyrophosphohydrolase: protein MTIISPLLVVAAALVDADGRVLLQQRPPGKPMAHLWEFPGGKVEAGEAPETALIRELEEELGIRTHASCLAPATFASEPLGDRHLLLLLYVCRKWQGMAEARHATALQWVRPAQMYALDMPPADLPLIGLLDSLI from the coding sequence ATGACGATAATTTCTCCTCTTTTGGTGGTCGCCGCCGCTTTGGTCGACGCGGATGGCCGCGTTCTTTTGCAGCAACGCCCGCCGGGAAAGCCGATGGCGCATCTCTGGGAGTTTCCCGGCGGCAAGGTGGAAGCGGGGGAAGCGCCCGAAACCGCACTGATCCGGGAGCTGGAGGAGGAATTGGGCATCCGCACCCATGCGAGCTGCCTCGCGCCCGCGACCTTTGCGAGCGAGCCGCTGGGCGACCGCCATCTGCTGCTGTTGCTCTATGTCTGCCGCAAATGGCAGGGCATGGCCGAAGCGCGGCATGCGACCGCGCTCCAGTGGGTCAGGCCCGCGCAAATGTATGCGCTGGACATGCCGCCAGCGGATTTGCCGCTGATCGGTTTGCTCGATTCGCTGATCTGA
- a CDS encoding Flp family type IVb pilin — translation MRALFKNFSFWKLIYCQRGATAVEYGLILALICLAIIGAMSNVANKTIGMWNNVATEVLAH, via the coding sequence ATGCGCGCATTGTTTAAAAATTTCAGCTTTTGGAAGCTGATCTACTGCCAGCGCGGCGCGACGGCGGTGGAATATGGACTGATCCTCGCCCTCATCTGCCTAGCCATCATCGGCGCCATGTCGAACGTCGCCAACAAGACCATCGGCATGTGGAACAATGTCGCGACCGAAGTTCTGGCGCATTAA
- a CDS encoding DUF418 domain-containing protein, translated as MTAFSSRIPAMDVLRGCAVMGILWMNIAAFALPEQAYFSPAAAGPLSTGDIAFWTVGFLAIDGKMRALFSMLFGASMLLLIDKEEMAGRDGRRAQIIRAAWLFVFGLAHYLLLWWGDILMIYALVGLAALLFVRKEPLALVKWAFLFFLVHFLVCVAFIGTLYAWGHAAGAPDAAASVSAGFANFIGSLSNPAHPAIRSEYMTYRGGYAGIVLHHIALFGGQWLTTLPFVTFDTLGFMLLGMAMLKGGFLTARWQAEQYWRTARHCFLIGLIPMAALAAWIISSRFAPLATLGSVLAWSFPFRIPLAVGWAALILWLFTRHRDAPFTARIAAVGRLALSNYLGSSLIMCAIFYGWGFGLFGHVPHRLLPPLVIAAWALMLIWSPLWQRRFALGPAEWLWRSLAHGKTQKIRNSD; from the coding sequence ATGACTGCCTTTTCCTCCCGGATTCCCGCCATGGACGTGCTGCGCGGTTGCGCGGTCATGGGAATCCTCTGGATGAACATCGCGGCCTTCGCCCTGCCGGAGCAAGCCTATTTCAGCCCGGCCGCGGCAGGGCCGCTCTCCACGGGAGACATCGCCTTCTGGACGGTCGGTTTCCTGGCCATCGACGGCAAGATGCGGGCATTATTCTCCATGCTGTTCGGCGCGTCGATGCTGCTGCTGATCGACAAGGAGGAAATGGCTGGGCGTGACGGACGACGGGCGCAGATCATCCGCGCCGCCTGGCTGTTCGTCTTCGGCCTCGCCCATTATCTGCTGCTGTGGTGGGGCGACATATTGATGATCTATGCGCTGGTTGGCCTCGCCGCGCTGTTGTTCGTGCGCAAGGAGCCTTTGGCGCTCGTCAAATGGGCTTTTCTCTTCTTCCTGGTGCATTTCCTGGTCTGCGTGGCCTTTATCGGCACGCTATATGCTTGGGGCCATGCCGCCGGGGCACCCGACGCGGCAGCCAGCGTCAGCGCGGGTTTCGCCAATTTCATCGGTTCGCTTTCCAACCCCGCGCATCCCGCGATCCGAAGCGAATATATGACCTATCGCGGCGGCTATGCCGGGATCGTCCTGCATCATATCGCCCTGTTCGGCGGCCAATGGCTGACGACGCTGCCCTTCGTCACATTCGATACGCTGGGGTTCATGCTGCTGGGCATGGCGATGCTGAAGGGCGGCTTCCTGACCGCCCGCTGGCAGGCGGAGCAATATTGGCGGACCGCGCGGCATTGTTTCCTGATCGGACTGATCCCCATGGCGGCGCTCGCGGCGTGGATCATTTCGAGCCGGTTCGCGCCGCTCGCGACGCTGGGGTCGGTTCTGGCCTGGTCTTTCCCCTTCCGCATCCCGCTGGCAGTGGGATGGGCCGCCTTGATCCTGTGGCTGTTCACGCGCCATCGCGACGCACCCTTCACGGCGCGGATCGCCGCCGTCGGTCGCCTGGCGCTCAGCAATTATCTGGGCAGCAGCCTTATCATGTGCGCGATCTTCTATGGCTGGGGGTTCGGGCTGTTCGGCCATGTGCCGCACCGATTGCTGCCGCCGTTGGTCATCGCCGCATGGGCGCTCATGCTGATCTGGTCGCCGCTCTGGCAGCGCCGATTCGCGCTGGGACCGGCAGAATGGCTGTGGCGCAGCCTCGCGCACGGCAAAACGCAAAAGATTCGCAACAGCGACTGA
- a CDS encoding acetyl-CoA carboxylase carboxyltransferase subunit alpha, producing MVSFLEFEKPIAELEARIIELRATANAGDIDISGEIDKLEQRASRMLVDTYAKLSPWQKTQVARHPDRPHFKDYVAGMFDNFMPLAGDRAFSDDQAIIGGFATLGERRLVVIGHEKGDDTASRVRHNFGMAKPEGYRKAIRLMQLADRFDLPVVTLVDTSGAFPGVQAEERGQAEAIARSTEQCLALGVPMVAAVVGEGGSGGAVALAAANRVLMFEHAVYSVISPEGCASILWRTAEKASDAATAMQVTAQHLKSLGVIDRIVAEPIGGAHREPVQAIANLGAAIGQELDSLSGMSADALRTDRADKYLAIGV from the coding sequence ATGGTTAGTTTTCTCGAATTCGAAAAGCCCATTGCGGAGCTGGAAGCGCGGATCATCGAACTGCGCGCGACCGCCAATGCCGGCGACATCGACATCAGCGGCGAGATCGACAAGCTGGAGCAGCGCGCCTCCAGGATGCTGGTCGACACCTATGCGAAACTGTCGCCCTGGCAGAAGACGCAGGTGGCGCGCCATCCCGACCGCCCGCATTTCAAGGATTATGTCGCGGGCATGTTCGACAATTTCATGCCGCTGGCCGGGGATCGCGCCTTTTCGGACGATCAGGCGATCATTGGTGGGTTCGCCACGCTGGGCGAACGGCGCTTGGTCGTGATCGGCCATGAAAAGGGCGACGATACGGCCAGTCGCGTCCGCCATAATTTCGGCATGGCGAAGCCGGAGGGTTATCGCAAGGCGATCCGCCTGATGCAGCTCGCTGATCGCTTCGATCTGCCGGTGGTGACTTTGGTGGACACGTCGGGCGCTTTCCCCGGTGTGCAGGCCGAGGAGCGCGGCCAGGCCGAGGCCATTGCCCGCTCGACCGAACAATGTCTGGCGCTGGGCGTGCCGATGGTGGCGGCCGTGGTGGGCGAGGGCGGATCGGGCGGCGCGGTGGCGCTGGCGGCGGCCAATCGCGTGCTGATGTTCGAACATGCGGTCTATTCGGTGATTTCGCCCGAAGGGTGCGCCTCGATCCTCTGGCGTACGGCGGAAAAGGCCAGCGATGCCGCCACGGCGATGCAGGTGACGGCGCAACATCTGAAATCGCTGGGCGTCATCGACCGCATCGTAGCGGAGCCGATCGGCGGCGCTCATCGCGAGCCGGTGCAGGCGATCGCCAATCTGGGCGCGGCCATCGGCCAGGAACTGGATTCGCTCTCCGGCATGAGCGCCGATGCGCTGCGCACTGACCGCGCCGACAAATACCTGGCCATCGGGGTCTGA
- the purT gene encoding formate-dependent phosphoribosylglycinamide formyltransferase, protein MAFTAKILLLGSGELGREFVISAKRLGAQVIACDSYAGAPAMQVADGFEVFSMLDADLLAKAIEKHQPDFVVPEIEAIRTEVLAEFEARGVTTIVPSARATIMTMNRDRIREVAAVELGLRTSRYRYAETLEEVLAGAEHTGLPCVIKPVMSSSGKGQSTVRTADELEAAWNYAVANMRGDRSRVIVEEFIAFDYEITLLTVRSREGVSFCPPIGHRQERGDYQESWQPTPMSNAALAAAQDMARKVVDNLGGYGIFGVEFFVKGEDVIFSELSPRPHDTGMVTLISQNMSEFDLHARAILGLPVPEVTLLGAAASAVILADRESGDFRFEGLAEALSTPGGEIDLRIFGKPTTRPYRRMGVALARAEDAGKARAIAAEAADKVRIVYSE, encoded by the coding sequence ATGGCCTTTACCGCGAAGATTCTCCTCCTCGGCTCAGGCGAACTGGGCCGCGAGTTCGTGATCTCCGCCAAAAGGCTCGGCGCGCAGGTCATCGCCTGCGACAGCTATGCAGGCGCGCCCGCCATGCAGGTGGCAGACGGGTTCGAGGTTTTCTCGATGCTCGACGCCGATCTGCTGGCAAAGGCGATCGAAAAGCATCAGCCCGACTTCGTCGTCCCGGAAATCGAGGCGATCCGTACCGAGGTGCTGGCCGAATTCGAGGCGCGCGGCGTCACCACCATCGTCCCCTCCGCCCGCGCCACCATCATGACGATGAACCGCGACCGCATCCGCGAAGTCGCGGCGGTGGAACTCGGCCTGCGCACCTCTCGCTATCGCTATGCCGAAACGCTGGAGGAAGTGCTGGCAGGCGCCGAACATACCGGCCTGCCCTGCGTCATCAAGCCGGTCATGTCCTCCTCCGGCAAGGGGCAGAGCACTGTCCGCACCGCCGACGAGTTGGAAGCGGCATGGAATTACGCCGTCGCCAATATGCGCGGCGACCGCAGCCGGGTGATCGTCGAGGAGTTCATCGCCTTCGACTATGAGATCACTCTGCTGACCGTGCGCAGCCGGGAAGGCGTCAGCTTCTGCCCGCCCATCGGCCACCGGCAGGAACGCGGCGACTATCAGGAAAGCTGGCAGCCCACGCCCATGTCGAACGCCGCGCTTGCCGCCGCGCAGGATATGGCGCGCAAGGTCGTCGACAATCTGGGCGGCTATGGCATTTTCGGCGTGGAATTCTTCGTGAAGGGAGAGGACGTCATCTTCTCCGAACTGTCGCCGCGTCCACATGATACCGGCATGGTGACGCTGATCTCGCAGAATATGAGTGAATTCGACCTGCACGCCCGCGCGATCCTGGGCCTGCCGGTGCCGGAAGTGACGCTGCTTGGGGCCGCTGCTTCGGCGGTCATATTGGCGGACCGGGAGTCGGGCGACTTCCGGTTCGAAGGACTGGCTGAAGCGCTCTCCACGCCCGGCGGGGAAATCGATCTGCGCATCTTCGGCAAGCCGACGACGCGTCCCTATCGCCGCATGGGCGTGGCTTTGGCCCGGGCCGAGGATGCTGGCAAGGCGCGGGCCATTGCAGCGGAAGCGGCGGACAAGGTTCGGATCGTTTACAGCGAATAA
- a CDS encoding shikimate kinase, which produces MQRNSKSAAARAKRGPIVLVGMMGVGKSTVGRRLAARLGVGFVDADEEIEKAAGMTITEMFERYGEAYFRDGERRVIARLMDGAPKVIATGGGAFMQEETRTLILEHALAIWLNADIDTLVDRVSRREGRPLLKGKDPRAVLTELAAIRNPVYALCPIHVKSAAAPHDVAVDSIMEQLSQWQ; this is translated from the coding sequence ATGCAGCGAAACAGCAAATCCGCAGCGGCGCGTGCGAAGCGCGGCCCCATCGTCCTGGTGGGCATGATGGGCGTCGGCAAATCGACCGTCGGGCGGCGGCTGGCGGCGCGGCTTGGCGTCGGCTTCGTCGATGCGGACGAGGAGATCGAAAAGGCCGCCGGCATGACGATCACCGAAATGTTCGAACGCTATGGCGAGGCTTATTTCCGCGACGGCGAGCGGCGGGTGATCGCCCGGCTGATGGACGGCGCGCCCAAGGTGATCGCGACCGGCGGCGGCGCCTTCATGCAGGAAGAGACGCGGACGCTGATCCTGGAGCATGCGCTGGCGATCTGGCTCAATGCCGATATCGATACGCTGGTCGATCGGGTGTCGCGCCGCGAGGGACGGCCGCTGCTGAAGGGCAAGGATCCGCGCGCGGTGCTGACCGAACTCGCCGCCATCCGCAATCCGGTTTACGCGCTCTGCCCCATTCATGTGAAAAGCGCCGCCGCGCCGCATGATGTGGCGGTCGACAGCATCATGGAGCAGCTTTCCCAATGGCAATAG
- a CDS encoding Flp family type IVb pilin, producing MQFIRKMLKNEKGATAIEYGLIAALIAVAAIGAMTSLGGKLGNTFNNVSGNLK from the coding sequence ATGCAGTTCATCCGCAAGATGCTGAAGAACGAAAAGGGCGCGACCGCCATTGAATATGGCCTGATCGCTGCTCTCATCGCTGTTGCCGCCATCGGCGCCATGACCAGCCTGGGCGGCAAGCTCGGCAACACCTTCAACAATGTCTCGGGCAACCTGAAGTAA
- a CDS encoding tyrosine recombinase, translated as MGEDAALIDRFLEMMAAERGASRNTLLAYRADLLGAGEIVGGLAHATKDGIAELATAWAELAASSVARKSSALRAFYAFLEEEGLRADNPSAALPRPVTRRPLPKILSAQEVDSLFTLISGKLDVEHPSPLDLRLSALIELLYGSGLRATELVSLPRRALASDRPFLILKGKGARERLVPISDRARAAVAAWLHHVPADSPWLFPSGKSHVSRIRLYQMVKALAAAAGIAPERVSPHVLRHAFATHLLEGGADLRALQSMLGHADIGTTQIYTHVDSRRLVELVNSRHPLASITHRRVDGDVSPP; from the coding sequence ATGGGCGAGGATGCCGCGCTTATCGACCGCTTTTTGGAGATGATGGCGGCCGAACGGGGCGCTTCCCGCAATACGCTGCTGGCCTATCGGGCCGATCTGCTGGGCGCGGGGGAGATCGTGGGTGGTCTCGCCCACGCTACCAAAGACGGCATAGCGGAATTGGCGACGGCATGGGCCGAACTGGCGGCGTCTTCGGTGGCGCGAAAATCTTCGGCCCTGCGCGCTTTTTACGCCTTTCTGGAGGAGGAGGGGCTGCGGGCCGACAATCCCTCGGCCGCGCTGCCGCGTCCTGTAACCCGCCGGCCCTTGCCCAAGATTCTCTCGGCGCAGGAGGTCGATTCGCTGTTCACGCTGATCTCCGGGAAGCTGGATGTCGAGCATCCCTCGCCGCTCGACCTGCGCCTGTCCGCATTGATCGAACTGCTTTACGGATCGGGCCTGCGCGCCACCGAACTGGTGTCGCTGCCGCGACGGGCGCTGGCATCCGATCGGCCCTTCCTGATCCTGAAGGGCAAGGGCGCGCGCGAGCGACTTGTGCCGATTTCGGATCGCGCCCGCGCCGCCGTGGCGGCCTGGTTGCACCATGTGCCCGCCGACAGCCCCTGGCTGTTCCCCTCCGGCAAAAGCCATGTCAGCCGGATTCGCCTCTATCAGATGGTGAAGGCGCTGGCCGCCGCCGCCGGAATCGCGCCAGAGCGGGTCAGCCCGCATGTGCTGCGCCACGCCTTCGCCACCCATTTGCTGGAAGGCGGTGCGGACTTGCGCGCGTTGCAGTCCATGCTGGGCCATGCCGACATCGGCACCACGCAAATCTATACCCATGTCGACAGCCGCCGCTTGGTCGAACTGGTTAACAGCCGCCATCCGCTGGCTTCCATAACGCATCGGCGCGTTGACGGCGACGTGTCTCCGCCCTAA
- the bfr gene encoding bacterioferritin, whose protein sequence is MKGDAKVIEYLNEVLKNELTAINQYFLHYRMLNHWGIEKLAKFEYEESIDEMKHADKLAERILFLDGLPNFQLLGRLKIGETVEEILKADLELEYEALPVLKDAIAYCESIRDYVSRDLFQYILESEEEHVDTLETQFEMIDRMGIQNYVQLQSKAAEE, encoded by the coding sequence ATGAAGGGCGACGCCAAGGTCATCGAATATTTGAACGAGGTTCTCAAAAATGAGCTGACCGCGATCAACCAATATTTCCTCCACTATCGCATGCTGAACCATTGGGGCATCGAGAAGCTGGCCAAGTTCGAATATGAGGAATCGATCGACGAGATGAAGCACGCCGACAAGCTGGCGGAGCGCATCCTGTTCCTCGACGGCCTGCCCAATTTCCAGTTGCTTGGCCGCCTGAAGATCGGTGAGACGGTGGAAGAAATCCTAAAGGCCGACCTCGAACTGGAATATGAAGCGTTGCCGGTGCTGAAGGATGCGATCGCCTACTGCGAATCGATCCGCGACTATGTGAGCCGCGATCTGTTTCAGTACATCCTCGAAAGTGAGGAAGAGCATGTCGACACGCTGGAAACCCAGTTCGAGATGATCGATCGCATGGGTATCCAGAACTACGTCCAGCTACAGAGCAAGGCCGCCGAGGAATAA